CTGGGCCGGGAAGGCCTGTCTGTCGCCGCGGATCTTTGTCGTCGACATGCGGCGTTGGCCCTCAAGAAACTGACGGCGATCGCCGGCGTCGAACGCATCTACTCGGGCCCGGTGTTCAACGAGTTCGCCCTGCGTTTTCCCGTACCTGCCCGGCAATTGGCCGAGCGCCTGGCCGAGCGGGGCGTGCTGGCCCCGGTGCCCCTCGATCTCTTCGATCCTGCCCGGGAGAACGACGGGCTGATCGCGCTGACCGAGCTGACCGGCCCCCGCGAGATCGAACGACTGGTGGCGGCCGTCGAGGAGGTCCTGTGAAGCCCTGTCGCCCCCCACGGCCCGAACCGCTGATCTTCGAGGTCTCCCGTCCGGGGAGGGTCGGTTATTCGCTGCCCCGGACCGAGGCCCCCCCCGCCCCCCAGGATATCGAACCGGAACTGCTGCTGGAGGGCAAGCCGGCGCTGCCGGAGGTCAGCGAGGTGGAAGTGCTGCGTCACTTCACCCGCCTGTCCCATCTCAACTACTCCATCGATGACGGCATGCTCCCCCTCGGTTCGTGCACGATGAAATACAACCCGAGGGTCAACGAGAAGATCGCACGGCTTCCGGGGCTGTCGATGGTCCACCCTTTCCAGGTCGAGTCCTCCTGCCAGGGCGCGCTCGAGTTGATGGCGCGGCTCGAGGAGCGGCTGGTGGAAATCACCGGGATGGACGCCTTCACCCTGCAGCCTGCAGCCGGTGCCCACGGGGAACTGACCGGCATGCTGATGATCCGCCAGTGCCTGCTCGACCGCGGTGACCGGCGGAGCGTCGTGCTGATCCCCGACTCGGCTCATGGTACCAATCCCGCCAGTTGCGTGTTCAGCGGCTTCACCCCTGAACCCATCGCCTCGGGAGCGGACGGCCGGGTGGACATGGAGGCCTTCCGCCGGAGGGTCGTCCGTGGTGACGTCGCGGCACTGATGCTGACCAACCCCAACACCCTGGGCATCTTCGAAAGCAACATCGCCGAGATCTGTCGCCTGATCCACGAGCACGGTGGCTTCGTCTACGGTGACGGCGCCAACCTCAACGCCATGCTGGGGCTGACGCGTCCGGGAGACCAGGGGATCGACGTGATCCACCTCAACCTGCACAAGACCTTCACCACTCCGCATGGTGGCGGCGGTCCCGGCAGCGGACCGGTCGGGGTACGGGGCGAGTTGGTCGAGTATCTTCCCGTTCCCCGGGTGTTGCGCCGGGACGATCGCTGGACGCTGGCCTACGACGCTCCCCGGAGCATCGGCCGGGTATCGGCCTATTACGGCAACTTCGGCATGCTGCTGCGGGCATTGGCCTACATCCAGGAAATGGGGGCGTCGGGCCTCCGGCAGGTGGGTGAGGATGCCATCCTCAACGCCAACTACCTGCGCTCGGCTCTCGAGGAGTTTTTCGATCTGCCCTATGCGACCCCTTCGATGCACGAGGTCGTTCTCTCGGATCGTACGCTCGAGGCCGAGACGGGTGTCACGACCCTCGACGTGGCCAAGCGGCTGATGGACTACGGCTTTCATCCGCCAACGGTCTATTTCCCCCTGGTCGTGCAGGGGGCGCTGATGATCGAGCCGACGGAGACCGAGAGTCGGGAAGAGCTCGATGCGTTCGTCGATGCCTTGAGGGCGATTCATCGCGAGGCCCATGAAGAGCCCGAGACCGTCAAGTCGGCCCCCTGGCACACGCCTGTCAGGCGGCTCGACGAGGTGCAGGCCAACCGGCGGCCGCGGGTGCGCTGGCTGCCCGGAGAGGAGTGATCAGCCGTCACCCCCCGCCGGGGCGCCGAGTGTGGGCAGGGGGGCCCCGGCTCGGCGCAGCAGGCGTCGCACCACCTCCAGGGGCAGGCCGATGACATTGCTCGCCGAGCCTTCCAGGCGTTCGACGAACCACGCTCCGGCGCCTTGCAGCGCGTAGGCGCCGGCCTTGTCCAGGGGTTCGCGGCTCGCGGCGTAGCGCCGGATCTCCCGGGGATCGAGCCGGGCGAAGCGGACCCGCGTGGTGGAGGCCTCCTCGAGCACCTCGCCCTCGGGCCGAACGAGGGCGACTCCCGTGCAGACCTGGTGCCACCTGGCGGAGAGGCGGGTCAGCATGGCCTCGGCCGCCGCCGCATCGCGGGGTTTGCCCAGCGCGTCTTCACCTGCGAAGACGAGGGTATCGGCCCCCAGGACCAGGCAGTGGGGGCGCTGGCCGTGGGCCACGATGGCCTTGCGGCGTGCGAGCCGGAGGACGTTTTCCGCTGGGGGCAGGGAGGGGTCGGGGGTTTCGTCCACATCCACGGGCAGGACCTCGAAATCCAGGCCGACGGAGGCGAGCAGCTCCCTGCGGCGTGGGGAGGCGGAAGCCAGGACGATCTTCGGTGGGACCGGCGAAGTCATGGGGGGCATTATCTCCGACTTCGATGACCGTGAGTGCTTTTTTGCGGCAGCCACGGCCGGGGCTTATCCTCGACACGTTCCGGGTGCCCCCCGGACCGAGGTCCGCCTTGCTGCAGAGTTCTTCGGAGTGTCCGCCCATCGCCCGGCCGCCGAAGGGTGGCGGTGGTGGCCTGCGGCTCCTGGGCGGCATGGTGCTGTTGCTGTTGCTGGCGGCGGGTGCGGCGCCGGCAGTCGCCGCGGAACGGGAACCCGATCTCGTGATCTTCTTCAGCGGCGGGACCGAGGGGTACATCGATCAGTGTGGCTGCTCGCGCTTCCCCATGGGGGGCCTGGGTCGACGGGGCGGCTATATCCGGAGTGTTCGACGTCGTTGGCCCGGTGCCGCGGCTGTCCTGCTCGACGGTGGGAACTTCTTCGACCAGCCGGGCCTGATCGGCGATGTGAAGACCCGGGGCCTGGTGCGCGGCATGAACTACCTCGGTTACCGGTTGGCGGCGGTGGGGGAGAGAGACCTGGTGGGGGGCTTCGAGCACTTCCAGGAGACTACGGGAGACGCCCGATTCCCGATCATCTGCGCCAACCTGGTGCGGGAAGATACCCGGATCCCGCTCCTCCCTCCTGCCACGCTGGTCGTGGCGGGAGAGCTGAAAATCGGCGTGGTCGGCCTGATGCGCCACAACCCGGCGCTGAGGCTGGATCTGGCGGGGGGAGGGCACGCGATCACCGTTCCGGCGCTGCCGGCCCTCGAAAATGCCCTGATGGCCCTGCGGGACCAGAGCGACCTGATCGTCCTGCTGGCCACCATGCCCCTCGAGGACGTCCGGCTGCTGGTGCGTCGGGTGAGCGAGGTCGAGTTGGTGCTGGGGGCTTTCGGCTCCCGGGCCACGTCCCGGGCCGTTATCGAAGGTCGGGCGCGGATTCTCTACGTGGGAGACCAGGGGAAGAACCTGGGGCAGGTGAATGTCTACCGGGGATCCTCCGGGTCGCTCTCGCTCGAGCCGCGCCTGGTCCAGATCAACGAGAAAATCCCTCCAGACCCGCACCTCGAGCAGCTGGTCGTGGAGGTTCTCGCCGACGCTCAGGACGCCGAGCGGGCGACGCTCACAGCGATGGATCCCAGCGGTGAGGGGGGCACCGGAGCCTATCTCGGGGCCGGCGCTTGCGCCGCCTGCCACAGCGCCATCGTCGAGGACTGGTCGTCTTCGGCTCATGCCCTGGCCCTCGAAAGCCTCAAGCGGGAGCCGAACGGGATGCGTCCGGCCTGCATCGCCTGCCACGTCACCGGTTACGGCCAGGTCGGGGGCTGGGTCGACCAGCGCACCACGCCCCATCTGGCGGGAGTCGGGTGTGAGGCCTGCCACGGTCCGGGGGCCAGCCATGTGGCCCACCCCAAGCGGCCCTACGGTCGGATTTCCCTGCCGACCTGTACCAGTTGCCACACCGTCGAACTGGACCCGGATTTCAACTACTACGGCGACCTTCCCCTCGTCTCTCATTGAAGCGGTGCCGGCCCGGTGCGTCGTCGGCGAACGCCTGGATCGGGAAGGCGGAAAAAGAACTGGCCCGCCGGGGGGAGCCGACGGGCCAGCGTGCAATTGGGAGGAGGTCGGTTTAGGAGGGGGAGGGTCTCCTCCCGTCTGGGCTGGGGGGGCAGCCCAGGGGGCACTGGAGGTCAGGTCAGAGAGAAGTTCAACTGCTGGCGCAAGGAGCCCAATCGCTCGCGCAGCTTCAACTTGGCTTCCTTTTCGAGTTGCCGCACACGTTCGCGGGACAGACCGAGGATCTTGCCGATTTCCTCGAGGGTCATTTCGTCGTTGCCCATCACACCGAAGCGCTTGAGGAGGATCAGCCGCTCCCTTTCGGGAAGCTCCTCGAGAGCCTGGCGCGTGAGCTGGACCAGCTCTTTCTTGTAGACGTTGTCTTCAGGACGAGCCGTCCCGGGATCTTCCATGAGCTGGGAGAGCCGGGTTTCCCCGTCGTGGTCGACGAAGTCGTCAAGAGACTTTTCTTTCAGGAGCCATGGAATCCACATCAGCTTTACCTCGGCGGGTTTCTCGTCCCGCCCATGCTACTGCAACCTGTATGCCATCTTTGAGGGGTCAAAAACGGCCTTTTTCGCCTCCCGAGTGCGCCACTTTGGCGCGGAGTGCCTGGTTGGCATGCGATGAAGGCCCTGTTGCCTGGTAAGGCAGGCCCGCGGGGCCGGGTCGAAAGCGGGACACCGATCCGGGGGCCGGCGGAATCTAGCACAATCTTGCTGCAGACAAAAGACCTTTCTCGCCAAAGGCGTCCCTGCCCGGCGCGGGCATCACCGCGGGACAGGCGGGATAATGTGGTGGGGGCGGGCGACCCGGCCCGGGAGGAAGCGGTGGGAAGAATCA
Above is a window of Acidobacteriota bacterium DNA encoding:
- a CDS encoding sigma-70 family RNA polymerase sigma factor, whose translation is MWIPWLLKEKSLDDFVDHDGETRLSQLMEDPGTARPEDNVYKKELVQLTRQALEELPERERLILLKRFGVMGNDEMTLEEIGKILGLSRERVRQLEKEAKLKLRERLGSLRQQLNFSLT
- a CDS encoding Maf family protein, whose translation is MTSPVPPKIVLASASPRRRELLASVGLDFEVLPVDVDETPDPSLPPAENVLRLARRKAIVAHGQRPHCLVLGADTLVFAGEDALGKPRDAAAAEAMLTRLSARWHQVCTGVALVRPEGEVLEEASTTRVRFARLDPREIRRYAASREPLDKAGAYALQGAGAWFVERLEGSASNVIGLPLEVVRRLLRRAGAPLPTLGAPAGGDG
- the gcvPB gene encoding aminomethyl-transferring glycine dehydrogenase subunit GcvPB codes for the protein MKPCRPPRPEPLIFEVSRPGRVGYSLPRTEAPPAPQDIEPELLLEGKPALPEVSEVEVLRHFTRLSHLNYSIDDGMLPLGSCTMKYNPRVNEKIARLPGLSMVHPFQVESSCQGALELMARLEERLVEITGMDAFTLQPAAGAHGELTGMLMIRQCLLDRGDRRSVVLIPDSAHGTNPASCVFSGFTPEPIASGADGRVDMEAFRRRVVRGDVAALMLTNPNTLGIFESNIAEICRLIHEHGGFVYGDGANLNAMLGLTRPGDQGIDVIHLNLHKTFTTPHGGGGPGSGPVGVRGELVEYLPVPRVLRRDDRWTLAYDAPRSIGRVSAYYGNFGMLLRALAYIQEMGASGLRQVGEDAILNANYLRSALEEFFDLPYATPSMHEVVLSDRTLEAETGVTTLDVAKRLMDYGFHPPTVYFPLVVQGALMIEPTETESREELDAFVDALRAIHREAHEEPETVKSAPWHTPVRRLDEVQANRRPRVRWLPGEE
- a CDS encoding multiheme c-type cytochrome, with protein sequence MLQSSSECPPIARPPKGGGGGLRLLGGMVLLLLLAAGAAPAVAAEREPDLVIFFSGGTEGYIDQCGCSRFPMGGLGRRGGYIRSVRRRWPGAAAVLLDGGNFFDQPGLIGDVKTRGLVRGMNYLGYRLAAVGERDLVGGFEHFQETTGDARFPIICANLVREDTRIPLLPPATLVVAGELKIGVVGLMRHNPALRLDLAGGGHAITVPALPALENALMALRDQSDLIVLLATMPLEDVRLLVRRVSEVELVLGAFGSRATSRAVIEGRARILYVGDQGKNLGQVNVYRGSSGSLSLEPRLVQINEKIPPDPHLEQLVVEVLADAQDAERATLTAMDPSGEGGTGAYLGAGACAACHSAIVEDWSSSAHALALESLKREPNGMRPACIACHVTGYGQVGGWVDQRTTPHLAGVGCEACHGPGASHVAHPKRPYGRISLPTCTSCHTVELDPDFNYYGDLPLVSH